One Nematostella vectensis chromosome 10, jaNemVect1.1, whole genome shotgun sequence genomic window, AAGTTCAGACCCGGTCGTCAATCGTTGGTGATAGCGGTTCAGCTCAGGAAACGAAACAGGTCTTTTCGAAACTCTTTGAAAGCGCGGTGGTGGAAAACAGTATATCGAAAAGTATACAACGGTATCAGTCTGCTTTACAACAGGCGAGACAAAAACTAGACCTGGCTTTCGCCCTCGGCTGTTGGTTAAGTCCATCGtatcttgtgataaataacaacacttcGATCGCTGGctataataacaagttacaaaaagccaCCACAGATATGAAACTGGGGTTGAATCCGATAAATAACGAGATAAAAACGATCCCAAAACATAATATGGGTCATTCAAAGATTGTGTTACCTCATACCGAGTCAGTCACGGCTCACAAACCGGAACCGGAGGCGAAAACTAACCCAAAGCCGGACGTGATTAAACCCACGAACACACAGCACGAAACTAACCTTGCCACGATCACAGCCTTTACGGCTGGTTTAGCTTGGTATCTATTCCGGTAACATGCGGGGTGCATGTGGACGGATGTGACGTACCGCAAGAAGACAATACCTGTTCACGTGCCAAACAATAGACTGCATACCAGACCACCCTGGCGACCGCGAACTCccaatgtaaatacaaaacctattttcagaaTCGCTAGTTGTTAGGGCGATTAGGAatgtatgtgttttgtaacGTGAGACGCGTTACAAAACTGAGTGGGTCAATGCTAATTTCCGTTACACGTTCTGCAATGGTGCTTTTGTCTATCGTGTTCGCATATTTGAGACCCTCCGCataacttacaaaagggtctctgtttgccgtgtccacacatccctttccccttGCAGTCTTTACAGACATATCTTGCTCGTCTGTGCTCACAAATGCTACCGCCGTTACATTCTCTGCACCGCGTTTTTCTCCGGTTGTGAGGGCAGATTTGCGATCCGTGACAAtctttgcaataatatttcaCTCTACCATGAAGACACTTATAATCCGTTGTTCGCTTTACGGGGGATACTTTCGGGTCTTTCACCGtttggttctccatttctatcaaaccggtCATGTCCTTAAATCACTTTTCAGTTTTTCACGCCTCGATACTCACCCTCCTAGCCGGCCGACGTCTACCTGGCGAAACACTCTTCCAACATTCCCTTCTCTTGCTCATCCATGCACCAATCCCAAAACCTGTCTGGGTGCCAAGCTACTGGCATTAGTTCGTCCTCCAGCTTTCTACGGAATCTCACCTTGTGTAGCTTCTCCGGGAGCTCCTCATGCACGAGACTCCACCCCCAAGCTGCACGTATCACCGCGAGAATCTCGTGTAGACCTAAGAATCGCGCGTAGTTCATATGTACAATGAGATCGGTCGCGCCCCACTCCAAGCACATCCTGACGACCTCGAGGTTGCCAGATTCGGTGGCTGGTGTTATAGCATAGTCCGGGTCAAACTCGCTGAAGTTTTCTCTCAGCAACTTTAGAACCTCAACGTGACCATTGTACGCCGCCTCAGCGGTGGCCCAACCGACATCGACATCGGCACCTAGATCTATCAACAACTCAACAACCCCCACCTGACCTTCCGCCGCCGCAGCACCCATGGCCTCGGTCATGGCCTCTCCTCCGTCGGCACAATACTCGCCCATCACCTTCAAAACCTCTACGTGCCCGCCTTTCGCGGCCATGGACGCTGGATACATGAAGTCACAGGCGCCCGACTCACAACACATCTTAACGATCTCGGCGTGGCCGTTCATTGCGGCCCTGACCATCGGCTTTTCGAAATCCGTCGCACCCCAACTCTTACACAACCTCACGGTCTcgacgcacccctcccacgcCGCGCGCTCCATAACGGCGTCAAAGTCTGCGGCTCCCCACCTCGCTAAGGTGGCGGCTTGATCCTCCACGGTGAGATTTGTAAGACTTCCAGCACTTTGCATAtccattttgttattacatccacgtctttaaaccacttttttcgaatttttttaGACGTGTTAATTCACATCTACTCCGAACTGACAGTTTTCTGGAAATCCTGATTTCTCTGGAAATCAGGAAACATCATACCACACCAGGCGTACCCAGGACTGTGGCCACTTCTCTCGCTTTCCTACTGATGGTTAACTCGGAGACGCCCGTTCTTTCGGAGAATTTTTTAAGTGTAATATCGACCCCCTTTAGCCGTACCCAGTAATAGGTTAAAGCGACCGCAAAGGATTGTGGGCGAGCGCGATTCAACTCAGACGAGCGGTTCTTAGATCTGTAGTAGAGCTGGACCACCTCTCCCTTCTGTGCGGGGGACGCCGAGAATCTGTCCATCACGTCGTGAATGTGATGCACAACTGTGGGAGACGCTCCATGTAGTAAGTAATCTTTAGGCGCGTTAACACTAAAGATTTTTAGACCCTTAAGGCAGCTCTTCTTGCTCAATCCAAAAGTTTCCATCAAGGTTTTCGGTGTCTGACACTTACCGGACATCTTGTAGGCGTAGTAGATGCATGCAAAGACGATCGCCTTCCGTGGGTCGCCGCGAAAAATCTGGCCTTTCGTCACCTGAGTGTATATCTCGTTAGCTTTGGCTACAATTACCCCGCTAAAACCCATGTTCTCCACATCCTTGTCAATGTTTCTATCCTCAGACCTACGTACCTGGACCCGACTTGGATTCGAAGACCGTTTGCCGTCGGAATGTCCGTAAAAACCCCATTCTCTTTCGTGCGCGATCACGCGCTGCATCTGTTCCCCGCACTCTAAGCAACTAGTGACCCCGTCTTCTGTGACCAGGTCGTCATGATTGCAAAGGGTGTTACTACTATCCTCGTCTCCCAAGGAGGCTCTACTAGTCTCGTATTTGGTGAGGGCTCGGTCAAACAGTGCAAACTCCGGCATGAGGGTGGGGACGTTAATCCTGGGTACCGGCCCGTCGGGGATAttatatggtggtggtgaccggTCTTCGGCCGTACGTTCAACCGTTTGTTCCCCCATTTTATTGAACTGTTCACGTCTTTAAGCCACTTTTCAAAGGCTTTTTAGATGTGAAGTCAAGATGCTAGCCTCTCGAGCTGCCTCTAGGCGTGTTGTGTGTGGTCGCTAAGACTTCCGAAGGGGTCCGCGTGAGGGCGGTGCGGTCTAAAGTCTCCACACCTCATTCGTGGACTAGTATCTTACCCATCTTTTTTCGCCATACCGTGGCATGGAGACTAACATTGCTAGAACACCAAGGACAATTGTCGCCGCTCCGGCCACAAACCCAACGGGGTCGAAGCTTCCGTATTCTGAGTCTTCATAGTAATCAGCGTTACAACAGCAGTGTTCAGGCCCCGCATCCGCAGTGTTACTCACATTCACCTCCGGCACCGAACAACCGCCGGCGGTAGCCGCACCATCTCTAATCTTAACCTCCgtctttaatgtcattttatctaggaCCCCATACGTCTTTAGACCAGAATAGCCTCCccgagctccccctaggtgcgacacgtgacaaaatgatcgacaggtttttgacaaaatgatcgacaggtgggcgtggctatcacgtgacaaagtgattgacaggtttttgacaaaatgattgacaggtgggcgtggtcgtcacgtgacaaaatgattgacaggtttttgacaaaatgatcgacaggtgggcgtggtcgtcacgtgacaaagtgattgacaggtgggcgtggctatcacgtgacaaagtgattgacaggtttttgacaaaatgattgacaggtgggcgtggtcgtcacgtgacaaaatgattgacaggtttttgacaaaatgatcgacaggtgggcgtggtcgtcacgtgacaaagtgattgacaggtgggcgtggtcgtgcaagagatctctagcaaactcgcgcatgcgcaggtcgcgaggcttggcggaggtgcgCGGAGACTTTCGcgccattttggaatgaaatttggggagatcaaaaagttgcgccagctgcgccaaaacccTACTACTACCTGTCTAGGTAGAGAAGGTATAGGCGAGTAAAACCCAGGTGCAAACGTTCAAGCGATAATATGCTAAATAATGAATAGCCACATATAAAATCTTGATGCTTGTAATGAATATGACTTGATGGGTTAGATACTTCAACTATACCAAAATGCGATTTGAGAACAAACGGGAAAACATCGTCTACGCCAAGATCACGGAAACACAGATTCCTAGCGATACGAAACAGGGGAAGAAAAAGATTTGGATTCTTTAGAAATCTAATAAAAATTTTTTACAACCTGATACAACTTACCTTTATTGAGTTCATTTTATCACCGTTTCTTTTGATTCTTTTATCAGTGGCGGCAATGTCCTTTCCTCTAGAAGCTTTTTATTTAGTCTTATCGCTGTACTACCCATTTTATATCATCtcataatttgttttaaattttactACTCTTAAAATGTATTAATGGGGTGATCTTGGGTAATGTCGACTATATTGGCTTTATAAATAGAACTCAGCTCATTTCCTCCATACGTGTCACAAAATGCAAAACAATAGATTGATTTTCATTTTCATGTTCTAAGAAGCCGTATCAGGAAAGTCTCAGAAAATAGTGTCTTGCATCTTTTATTCTAGCTTGCAAGATGGTGATTTGTTGCGACTATGTCAAAGCAGCCCAAATGCCTCAGGTTCTCACCTGAAAGAATGTAGAAACCCAATATTGGAATTGCGGGGAGGGCAGGGCTGAAGAGCGGTGTCTATTAAAAGACGTGGTTGTTTTTTATTCGCAGTCACCTAACGTGGTGTCGGAGGCAGGGGGTGGTGGAATATGCTCGCTTTTAGATAAAAGAAAAGGGCAAAACGTCAGGTACTTAAGTCAGGCCTTTGTCTGTGTCGATAATGATTTCGTATTTATTTAGGATTATGCATCTTAACATATAAAACTCTATATACTCTTATAAAAGTGGATACTCACTAAATTGTTCATCCCTCTCTTTCACACACAAACGAAATGCGAATCCTGAAATACGAGCTTCGTAACGAATTCCGCCGGATGAGGTTCATGCACTTGTTACTGCATTAGCTAACACCTAAATAATGCGGAATAAATGAACAATAGCATCTTGTACTGAGTTGACATGTGGACATTCCTTTCCAAAGGCACCAGGTAGATCCCTCCTTTCATCCCTGTACACATTAGGGATAAGAAggtggggagggagggggtagtaTACAACAATATCTAACACAGTAATAAAGCATTTTTTATATGCTTAACGCAtgtctttacttccatctTAATCTTTTCTGggttttattattatctaaTGATGGATGACTTTTGTTTGTATCTATAATTTATGACCTAAACTCtagtaacattttttttcacgaatTATCATTGACACCATGCCACGCATTTTCAAGTGCAGTAAAAACCTTCATGTTGTTATATCtgtaaatgtggactttaaaaacacactagcatacacacattggcaccagtcgggccaagacgggacgctagcacagtctattacctgtgcagttcggcaaccatggacagctgtttcgtccttattaggactcgtcagcatggcatagccggtttgcctcagttaaacttcatcggcaaaaaaaaaactgcagggcgacttcgactcgaacgaagtgctttaaaccacagcttagatccatgtgggatctagagctgcgaccgtgctagcgtgatgccaattgtgcggatcacgcatgcgacctttgctagtctaaaactccgtcggatagccaaactatccttgcgagtatgtatacataaatgtggactttaaaagcacactagcatacacacattggcaccagtcgggccaagacgggacgctagcacagtctattacctgTGCAGTTCGGCAAATCCAGACAACAGCTCCATCAACTCATTTTTCACCCAGTCCCAACAGATATTAGGCTTATGATTAATTCCTATGATATATCGATTTCATGGCATAGTTCTTTTGGAAATTCTCGCAATGAAAGTGATCGCTATCGCTTCAGTCCATGCTCACGGACAagcgctttttttttaaacgctcgcaaagtacgctggatcttccAGCATGGCTCCCGTCATGAATGCCACGCACTTTAAAACGTCACGCAATAACATTGGGTCACGCAATAACGAGGGAATTTGAACATCCGGCAGTATCTTTATCCTGCTAGTAGCTGCTTGAATTTATTCGGTTCTGTGAGGCTTGACGTCGCGAGGTAGAATAACACTGGTGTTGTGACAAGCAGGAACATGGGTCCGTGTACGGAGGGTTGCGTTACTTCCGTCACGGCCAGTAATCCATACGCATTGATCAGCCAATGACCAAACACGATTGAGATGTGCCGTTTACTGCCCATTAGTTGGCGGATGTTCTAAAACGAGAAATCAAAGAATAAAAAGTCAGTTTTTGAACTGCGCAAATCAACATCGCGAATCTGGATCAGATGCGCCTAACGCGACATGGAGCCTGGGTGGAGCTTCTGCCACTAAGCCAGGTGAGTCACTCTTTCATGAAGTCACTACTTCGTTAGTCACTCCTTCATCAAGTTCTAGGGAGATGCCTAAAACAGTAGTTTTAGGGAGAAGTTTTTAGAGTGCCAGTTCATCAGGTCTTACACGACACGCAAGCTTGAACGTCAAGACAGAAGTTTTAAGAATACAAAGAAACGGGCTTTGTAAAGCTAGTCTTTCCATTGGCCTAATAAAGGATGTCAGTCCATCACTCAGTTATTGTTCTGGCTGGCATTAATTCAAATAGATCAACTTTGCCTCGTTTATGGTTTTAAAGCAACTCCCTCTTCCCcacaaaaaaaactgaaaaggacatataaaatacaaatatatatTGCTACAAAGCCCCACCAGAATTGAAATGCAGCGTTGATACAAATAAGGCTCCTCTTCTCTTTTAGACACATTAGCTCATAGTGTGGGGGTGGGCGTGAAAGTGGACTTTACCGGAAGTCAGCTATCGGCCACGACACGAGTACATGACTTCCGGTATAGCGTATTTCACTCAAATAATGCATTACTCGTTGACGAGAAATGTGGAACTGCCAATGCTACATCCAATTTCACAAAACACATAAACTAAATACTCAAATTTTGGCCGTAGAGAAAGAACTTTGAAACATGTCTAATACAGCAAATGATAAAATAGACAAGTGAAAaccaaaggggggaggggctacTTACTGTTATCTTGTTTTTCGATAGCACTACTGCTGTACTTATGACGGATACAACCAGAGTTATGTATGGATAGGAATAGTCTGAAAttgaattaaaaatatatttaattagTGCAGCCACTGTTGTCTGAACACAAAACACACAGAGATAATTTTAACATAACTAGGAGAGGAAAAAATTTGATAAGGACAACACATTTTTGTAAGATGAACAAAGTTTTAAAAGCTGGCATGCAAATTACAGCGTTgattaaaaagtgccaaaGAGAGCCAAGGGGGAAGGGCCGGGGGGTATGCTCACATTTACCATTCCCAAATCTTATACTAGCCTAACATAAAGCAATTTGCCTagcaagggggtgggggtgtcTAGGATCTGGGTACCCCCTTGGTCagtcaagggggggggggggggtaaacaTGCCCATCCATAGCTATGCCCCTGATAGAGGTCTATGTGACCTAGCGTTTACTTACACAGCAGTCCCCCTAACAGAGCATGGACGGCAGCCAACACAGGCAGGAAATACATAGCTGCATAGATGGAGGAAAGGCCACTCCCTGCGCACATGCGATGGGACAGAACTGGTCTGATCAGGATTAACATGGTCACAGCTATTGCATGGAACGTAAGCACTATAGTGTACCTATATCAAACAAATATTATCagaaattattaattatcagCAATCGACATACAGGCTAAGCTACTCCACAGTGTGAAGCCAGCTTTTTCATATGATCTTCAGAAATCACGCAAAGAAATCTAATAATAATGGGAACAACAGAAGTCATTTTTATAGTTATAAGGGACTGATACAGAAGCACCATaaaggggagggaggggaggagcCAAGAATTCAAGGGAATCTGGATTTATTGTCCTTCTGTAGATTTCTTTACATAAAAGCAAAACCTTTGCAAATAGTTCTCCTCTAAAGCCTCTTCTCTAAGCTTCTACAGATAGCTGCTTGAAAACTGCTGTTGTTGCTTTGTAGAGTGCATATTCTGTGAGGTACTTACAGGGGATAGACAGCCTCATTTGTGCAATGAATTGTATTCACATAGTCAGGTTTAGGGTTGAAGAATACTGTGTACCAGTCTGATAGTCTCTCTGTCCAACAAGCCGTTAAGTTCAAGGTGCCTGGGGAGAACCAAAGATTGTTAAACTGGTTTAGGGTTGAAGAATACTGTGTACAAGTCTGATAGTCTCTCTGTCCAACAAGCCGTTAAGTTCGAGGTGCCTGGGGAGAACCAAAAATTGTTAAACTAACTTATCTGCAAAATATTTAGTGATGTGCAACAACTAACTGtttcaaattgaaaaaaaaaagaaaatagaagAAAAGATGATCAATGAATTCTTTTGTAAATATTGTGCCAAATATAAGAATAAAAGCTGCAAATAACATATCATATGGTATTGTGTTCTGTCTATATATGGATGGTGTCATTCACCCAAAACAATTGGATAGGGGGTGGATGTAATTTTTTCtggaattttttaaaaatactttttcccCTAAAGTTCTAGCTTTAGCAAGACTAATGAAGCTGAGCTTACACAAGTTATTTCTATGTGGTATGAAGTAGGATGTCCACAAGGACAAGCTGTACAAGATGCTTTTTTCATACCTTTAGGTTCATTAACTAGCAGAGTGAATATGGCTGCCAAGGTGGTCTCTATTACAGAACTCACAAATAGGAGTATCATgctgaaagaaagaaaaaacaacattAACAAATAGTTCAGGAAAATAGAAATGTGTGTTTGTTGCAAAGGCAAAGAATATACTGTATATGCTGCAAAAAAACTCACATATTCGTCAAATAGTTCAGGAAAATTCTATGCTTTTCACAAAGGCAAGGAATATATATGCTGCAAAAAACTCACATATTCAGCCAATAATGTATCGTTGTGTAGTGTGGCCCAAGGTGTGGGTGGGTGTGTTATGTTATAATTAGGAGATATGACGCTCGCGACACAAGGACAATATTAAGTGATAACAAGTCACCAGAGTGATGGCACTTAAAGACTTTAATGGGTAATAATTAATCTATCTAGAGTAATTGTCATTGAATGTAAGCAAATACCATATATTAATATTCCCCCCAGGGCACCTACTTTTGTCTCACTCTTTGAACAAAATAGTCAATGAAGAACCAGTGAAGAACTATGACAGTGAGGATGATGAAGCCCAGATAAAGCCAGTCATGGAGTCGTAAGGACTTGGTGCACTTTACACAAAGGTCCCCATATGACCGGTAACCTCTAGGACAAGCCTGCAGAAAACAAAGCACACAGGAACAATTACATTTAACATAAATGTCCAATATGTCCTTTAGGACAAGCGAGAAAATAAACCACACAGGAACATTTACCTGGAGCTGATGCACTAAACACAATACTGGCTTTAAAATGTTCTAAAATAAGTACAATATTTGTGCCACAAATATACCACAAGAACAATATTTCCTACCAAATTTAGCAAAAGCATGAATTACATTCTTTTTTACAATATTGTCTGAGCCCTTTTCCTGTATCCCAGATCAGTGCTTCCGATGCCCTCCACCAACCAGGACATGAGATTCACAGTGTCGTTTTACAATGAGAAACGTGTCTGTTTGTAACGGCATACCTGGCACTTTCCAAATTTGCCATTACGATCTTGCACTCTTCCGCAGTACTGCCCGGGACATTTCTCTAATTCAActgacaaataaaacagtgttGAAAACATAGTAAGCTTGAGTTAGAAGGTTTAACTTAGGGGATTTGCTTATTGGTGCGTACATTTTTACATTGCATACATAAAATTTTGCTGCATTTTTCCTGTGCAAGCATCTATGTGAGCATACTTATCAGCCCTTCACATGCTACTGGAAACTTGTCAGTATTGATTGGACTGCTCAGAGAGCACGAGGGATTCACAGTATTAGTAGATAATTCATAGTATTGTTAGAGAGGCAGCGACGCAGCTATCTACAACTCTGATTGAACGCAGGTCCTCATGCTTGAGAGGCAAGGCCCATGTCACTGAGCTATTGTGGCTCTCTAAATTTTTTAAAAGCGAGTAAAAGCCAGCCTTTACTCACAAGTATGAAACTGTGCTCTGATAAACATGGAGGACATAAGTTTAAGTTTTTCCTTGAGTTCTAATCTAAAAAATCAAGGTGTGAAAAGGGGTACTAAAAATACTATACATTTCAGAGCATTATTATACATATTCCTTTGAACGTCAATAAGCAAAAACAACCAAAAACCATTGGAGGCCAACAGGCCCGGCAATTTATTTGTAAGAAGTCCTGAGAAGGTGATAGATCTAGCGTCAACGTTTAATTCAGTATAAAACTGTGAGATTAGAAGAGACGACACCTATGTATTTACACGAACAACACACCAGCAGGTAGAGTGACCCCTGCAAGACAGCAAACTCTACCTTCTTTGCCAAGAACTTGATGCACCGCCGACAAAGTGACGATTATAAACAACAGATGCTTGGCTTTCGCCATATTCCACAAGCTTCCGGCCTCAGAGACCACTTCTGTCGCATTACCAATAATCCCTGATACTTAAAATATGATCTTGTTACATTTAAAGCAGAATGCACGGTACTTCTTAGAGGAAAAGCCTGCAAATATCTGAAAAGACGGATACGAAGGCcgccatcttttttttttttacttagtcTCTCTCTTTACTCGTCAGATTTACATCGAAGGGGCCTGGGGCGAGATCAGCTACAGCAGagaggatggggggggggggggggggggggggaggaaggggggaATGGCGGATGTAACCCTTTTCTGTAAGTAAGTCAATCccctgttttgttgttgtgttttttttatatacgaaATATAAATGGAAAATTTCCGAATAATGTTCGTACCCTCAAGTCACTAATAAAATCCTGGATTTGCTCTGGTTGTAGAAAACATGTTCCCCTAGGGAAAATTCTGAgcaaaacagactgaaaacataATTCCCCACCTCTAATTTCAAGTTCCACACTTACCAGTGAAGTTTGTCTTGAAGTTACCACAATGCACTGCAGTCAGTCTACAGTCTAGCGATGGCGCTGACAACAGCCTTGCTTGAAATTTGCTACACATCGTTTAGATTAAGGTCCAGTCAACCAAAATCCTAATAAAAGATGCAGTATTCACTTACTAGAAAGAGTATATCTGTATATAGGTGATGCATTTTAGTGGTTTATCTTAACCACTACTATAGTCTTATGTTAAAATTTTAGGGATGGGTGTTAAGTTGGAATTTCGATCTAGCTTGCCAACTCTCAATTTTGAAAAGATGTTTGATCATGTGCCTATAAACCTAGCCATCATTAAAAACTGACCATGTCTTAGAAGAAAATTATacattattacaaaaaaacatttcgtGACGACCATAAGCGCAGCAATATGTTCATATGTTACTTGTAAATGCAAGAAATAAATATCAGTGTTTCTACTTTAGGCGTGTTTCGGGTCGCGCTTCAGTTGAGCTTTATATTGTCCCCATAAGGTATTTACATGTTCTAGCAGTTACCATACAACACGGCATCGTCGGTGAGGACATTTAGTCGCCCGCGAACAGTACGTAAGCGGTCTTCATTGCCCTTGACTACGTAAAGATGGCGTCTTAGTTGGAAAAGCCCATTGTATTTTAAACCAATCAAAAACAGCATATTTTAAGCCACTAATGTGCAAATGATCCAGGGGAAGCGGGT contains:
- the LOC125573136 gene encoding transcription initiation factor IIB-like; amino-acid sequence: MGEQTVERTAEDRSPPPYNIPDGPVPRINVPTLMPEFALFDRALTKYETSRASLGDEDSSNTLCNHDDLVTEDGVTSCLECGEQMQRVIAHEREWGFYGHSDGKRSSNPSRVQVRRSEDRNIDKDVENMGFSGVIVAKANEIYTQVTKGQIFRGDPRKAIVFACIYYAYKMSGKCQTPKTLMETFGLSKKSCLKGLKIFSVNAPKDYLLHGASPTVVHHIHDVMDRFSASPAQKGEVVQLYYRSKNRSSELNRARPQSFAVALTYYWVRLKGVDITLKKFSERTGVSELTISRKAREVATVLGTPGVV
- the LOC5516413 gene encoding JNK1/MAPK8-associated membrane protein — translated: MAKAKHLLFIIVTLSAVHQVLGKEVELEKCPGQYCGRVQDRNGKFGKCQACPRGYRSYGDLCVKCTKSLRLHDWLYLGFIILTVIVLHWFFIDYFVQRVRQNMILLFVSSVIETTLAAIFTLLVNEPKGTLNLTACWTERLSDWYTVFFNPKPDYVNTIHCTNEAVYPLYTIVLTFHAIAVTMLILIRPVLSHRMCAGSGLSSIYAAMYFLPVLAAVHALLGGLLYYSYPYITLVVSVISTAVVLSKNKITNIRQLMGSKRHISIVFGHWLINAYGLLAVTEVTQPSVHGPMFLLVTTPVLFYLATSSLTEPNKFKQLLAG